Genomic segment of Benincasa hispida cultivar B227 chromosome 1, ASM972705v1, whole genome shotgun sequence:
TTGGTCTATAATTTGGCCTTCTATTGTCTATTGTTGTCattctaattaatatttttgaaCCAGCAACAAAACCAtaaatagaaaagaagaagatttatagttgaagaagaaagaggaagaagaaggagaaggagaaaataattaaatattgttatttatgtaaatatttttccttatttttttttattttcgaaaatcccaaaaaaacatattttttttattttatttacgattttttttttttaaataccaaACTGTTGGAAGTATATATttagatatagcaaaatattaccgactatcactcatagacaataatagacattgataaacatCTATTAGTGTATCAGACGCTAATAGTCTATCAGTGCCTATCACTGGagatagtgatattttgctatatctaaaaatattttggttcatttttctatatttgaaaacatcccttttatttatctatttttaacAATATcattgaattcttagtattaaaAGCTACCCGTCGCTTAcaaattagaaaaaagaaattaactaCTAACATATAAGGAAACCAGTTAAATCGaatttcataatttcatttCTATGTTTAATTACAACATATAAGTTTCTATCAGTTGAATTACTAGAATAAATTATACttttcaattattataattaatatagaaAGTTAGAGATATTTCCCTAACaaaataaaatccaattatGTCACTATAAACACTATTAAAGATAGTGATTCTGTTTATCTATTGTTTTCTTGatcaaataaacataattataaaagttcatttttttttctttgagtaATACGTCGTAAATGTCAACAAGAGCGTAGTTCAACTAACAGAGTGCttgtaccttttttttttttttttaaaaaaaagtaatacaCCGTAAATGAGAAAGTAAGAGTTCGATCCTATGACCTCAAATTACATTTAAAGATAATTTATACCAATAATGGTAAATCATTTTTGGTTGTCATACGTTTTTTTAATGGTTCTAACATCCCCAACATACCATACTTAAGCAATTTTAACCTTAATACCCTAAATGCATTCAGATAATTTCCAATAGAAGGTGCTTATCCATCACAATCTAATTCtatttaaaatcttaaaatacCAAACAATTGAAGAAGGGCCCAAAAAATAAGTTGAATTTTgtttgaagttgatgaattattgGCCTCTCCTAGTCAAAATCCTAAGCTAAAAAACATACACATTGGTACAGAAACTGCCTTTTCCCCCTCCCTACCTCTTTCAATCattaaatgttaaaaaaaaaaaaaaaagactcaaTCTTGGTTTGGTACCAATACAATAAATTTGGTATGTAGTTTAGTATTCTACCCTCTCCCTGTCTCTTCTTAGGCAAAggatatttttttccttctcctctTGATTCTTGTAGAAATTACAGACCATTTGtaaattgtaatgtacaaagaCATAAAGTTGAAAGCTTGATTAGTTTAAACAAATATCTGAGTCAAGGGAGAAAATGGGGGGGAAAACACGAAATCCAATGTGTTAAAGAAGGCAAAGAGGGTTAAGGAATGgcacttttctttcttttgtgaAATTACTGTACCTTCTCTCCCAAACATTCTTTGGctcacaaaagaagaaaacaaaacaaaaacagaaaacaaaacaaaaaacattttAGTACTAATATACACATTTCACTTTATCTTTATTGCATCTTTAGATTGCTTTTACTTTGTTTGATGGTAGACCAAAACAGggccaagaagaagaagaaggaagggCAATGGGGTTTTTGTGTGGTAGATCTCAGGAGCTGAGGGCTGCCCTTTCTTCATGGCTTTGCTGACCGAAATGGGCAGCCTTTGGTTTTGTGTTTTCTCTGTGAGAAAGGGTAAAAAAGAAAGCTAAAATAAACGACATGCCCGTTGCTTCATCATGTTGAGTCTGTCTTAACTtagaattaaaaaggaaaaggaggGGAGAAGGGGAGAAGGAGAGACCCTTAACACTGACTCACCcactctctcttttctttctttctttttcttttctttctctctgcACTTTATACTGTTCAAATTCGATACTTTGCTGTTTTTACAGAGAACGAGGCCCTTTGGCTGCACAGCACAGAGAAAGAGAAGCTCTATGAGCTTTATATCTCTCTAaaaattttctctctccttCTATCTGCCTATCTTATGTTTGCCTTCCGCATTGTCTTCTTCTACTTCAGAATCTCTCcccatttcttcttcattctcattCACCTCAAGTTTTACCCCTTTCTTTTGGGTTTCTCTTGTTTATTGAGAGGAAAGGAATTTTGGGTTTGATCTTCCTAAGTATTTGGAGAACTGGGTTgtgtttggtttggtttggatTTTGTGGGAAAGCTCTTAagtttttggttggagaatcgtTGCCCATTTTATTGGGTTCTGATGggtattttgaggatttgaagCAAAACCCTCAAATTCTGTGTGGGGGGAAATAGTAGTAGTGGAGCTGTATGAAGTAGTGGTGGAACAATGAGAGATGAGAATTCTAAGAAAAGCAAGGTGgttcttcaatttctttaaaaacCCATTTGGGATACTGTTTCAAAATCTtctcttgttttttgttttttgtgaaAGGAAAACGGGAATCTGATTGTTATTTGGTTTTCCTTTTTTGGTCTTGAAGCTCTCATGGTCCAAGAAAATGGTCAGAAAGTGGTTCAATATTAGGTGCAAAAGCGAGGATTTTCAAGCGGACGATGTTGCTTATAGAGGTAGCTCTTTGAATTTCTTGTTTCATCAATTGGATTGCAGAAATCCCAACTCTTTTGTGCTTTTCCACATGCCTAAATCTGAAGCTccataattttggtttttgaaatcgTTATATAAGTTCGCTTAAAAGCTTTCATTTTCTGCTTATGGATCAAATCTttatgaagttgtttttcatcCATTGACGTCATTCTTTCTTCTACAGGATGTGAAATGGATTACAGAAGCAGCAGCTTCTCAGAGAGGGAACCATGCACCATCAAGAAAAGCAAAACAGGTTCATAAACACAAGCCACTTTAGCTCGGTTTTTGAGAATTTGATTCTGAGAAAATTGTTTATCAGAATTTGgtggttcttcttcttcttcctgagattttttcatcaatgcacAGAGAAATTCAGCAAAAATGGTGAGCAGGGGAGGCGAGGGAAGATGAATCTTGACCATCCTCGTATTATAGATGTGCAGAACTATAGGTAAAGAATTAAGGATATATCTCTGTCTTGAGACAGGTTTATGCTTCTTTTCTAGCATTTTGGTTGGTTTTGATTTGTAAACTGAGTGGTTTTGTCTTCAGCATTTTTGTTGCTACATGGAACGTGGCTGGAAGATCTCCTCCTAACAATTTAAATCTGGATGATTGGCTTCAATCCTCACCCCCTGCAGATATTTATGTTCTTGGGTAATAATTATGATAAACTTTTTCTCATCTTTCTACTCAGTTAGGAGAAGGGAATATAATTGGTAAGTTTTTTTTGTCCCGTCTTTCAGATTTCAGGAGATAGTGCCATTGAATGCTGGTAATATACTGGGTGCAGAAGACAATGGTCCTGCTAAAAAATGGCAGGCTCTTATTCGAAACACTCTAAACAATCTTCCGGGAACAAGTGGTGGTAATGCATGTTATACGCCTTCTCCAATTCCAAAACCCATTGTGGAGATAAATGCAGATTTTGAGGGGTCTGCTAGGCAGAAGAATTCATCTTTCTTCCATCGCCGATCATTTCAAACGACCAACAGCTGGAGAATGGACAATGATCCTTCAATACCACAGCCACGGCTCGATCGAAGATTCAGTGTATGTGACCGTGTTATCTTTGGTCATCGGTCAAGTGATTTTGATCCTAACTTCAGATGGGGTCACAGGCCAAGTGATTACTGCAGACCCAGTGACTACTCAAGACCAAGTGACTATTCCAGGTCCAGTGACTTTTGCAGGCCAAGTGACTACTCAAGGCCAAGCGACTTTTGCAGGCCGAGTGACTACTCGAGGCCTAGCGACTGCTCACGATGGGGTTCGTCAGACGATGATAATGTTCCGTGGGAGTCACCGAG
This window contains:
- the LOC120086190 gene encoding type IV inositol polyphosphate 5-phosphatase 7-like, translated to MRDENSKKSKLSWSKKMVRKWFNIRCKSEDFQADDVAYRGCEMDYRSSSFSEREPCTIKKSKTEKFSKNGEQGRRGKMNLDHPRIIDVQNYSIFVATWNVAGRSPPNNLNLDDWLQSSPPADIYVLGFQEIVPLNAGNILGAEDNGPAKKWQALIRNTLNNLPGTSGGNACYTPSPIPKPIVEINADFEGSARQKNSSFFHRRSFQTTNSWRMDNDPSIPQPRLDRRFSVCDRVIFGHRSSDFDPNFRWGHRPSDYCRPSDYSRPSDYSRSSDFCRPSDYSRPSDFCRPSDYSRPSDCSRWGSSDDDNVPWESPSTVLFSPMSHGGSSSQDGGYRMPGHSRYCLVASKQMVGIFLTIWVKSDLRDHVRNMKVSCVGRGLMGYLGNKGSISISMSLHQTSFCFICTHLTSGEKEGDELRRNSDVMEILKKTRFPRVHGASSDEKSPETILEHDRIIWLGDLNYRIALSYRSAKALVEMQNWRALLEKDQLRIEQRRGRVFAGWNEGKIYFPPTYKYSTNSDRYAGEGAHPKEKRRKPAWCDRILWHGEGLHQLSYVRGESRFSDHRPVYGVFWAEVESSRGRLKKSMSYSSSRIEVEELLPYAHGYTELNFF